One window of the Janthinobacterium sp. PAMC25594 genome contains the following:
- the murG gene encoding undecaprenyldiphospho-muramoylpentapeptide beta-N-acetylglucosaminyltransferase, with amino-acid sequence MNNVTNLKTTKRLMIMAAGTGGHIFPGLAIAQTMRARGWEVSWLGTTHGMEQELVPKSGIPMDAIEFSGMRGKGLAHTLKGGFRMLASLFAIRRFIASRKPDVVMGMGGYVTVPGGLMARLKGVPLVLVNADAALLLSNKTLVPLAQQVCFGFPADFGSAAGKAVVTGNPVRAEILAMAPPASRFAGRSGPLRILVVGGSLGAKALNDNLPAALALMPEGVRPLVTHQSGKKNIDALHAAYAQAGVQANVVDFIDDMARAYTEADLVICRAGAITLSELTAAGVASVLVPLVASTTSHQRDNAQWMAKQGAAIHLPQTEMSAASLSTLLASLTRDSCQHMAQAALAAGKRDANEAIAHVLEKLA; translated from the coding sequence ATGAACAACGTGACGAACTTGAAAACGACGAAAAGACTGATGATCATGGCGGCCGGCACCGGCGGCCATATTTTCCCGGGCCTGGCGATTGCGCAGACCATGCGCGCGCGCGGCTGGGAAGTGAGCTGGCTGGGCACGACCCATGGCATGGAGCAGGAACTGGTGCCGAAAAGCGGCATTCCCATGGACGCCATCGAATTTTCCGGCATGCGCGGCAAGGGCCTGGCGCATACGCTCAAAGGCGGCTTCAGGATGCTGGCCAGCCTCTTTGCCATCCGCCGCTTCATCGCCAGCCGCAAGCCGGACGTGGTGATGGGCATGGGCGGCTACGTCACCGTGCCGGGCGGCCTGATGGCGCGCCTGAAGGGCGTGCCGCTGGTGCTGGTCAATGCCGATGCGGCGCTGCTGTTGTCGAACAAGACGCTGGTGCCGCTGGCGCAGCAGGTGTGCTTCGGTTTTCCCGCCGATTTCGGCAGCGCCGCCGGCAAGGCCGTCGTCACGGGCAATCCCGTGCGCGCCGAGATCCTCGCCATGGCGCCGCCGGCCTCGCGTTTCGCGGGCCGCAGCGGGCCGCTGCGCATCCTGGTGGTGGGCGGCAGCCTGGGCGCGAAAGCGCTGAACGACAATCTGCCTGCCGCGCTGGCACTGATGCCGGAGGGCGTACGTCCGCTGGTGACGCACCAGTCGGGCAAGAAGAATATCGACGCCCTGCATGCCGCGTATGCGCAGGCGGGCGTGCAAGCCAATGTGGTCGATTTCATCGACGACATGGCCAGGGCGTATACCGAGGCCGACCTGGTGATTTGCCGCGCAGGCGCCATCACCCTGTCGGAATTGACGGCGGCCGGCGTGGCCAGCGTGCTCGTGCCGCTGGTGGCGTCGACCACGAGTCACCAGCGCGACAATGCGCAATGGATGGCGAAGCAGGGCGCGGCGATTCATCTGCCGCAGACGGAAATGAGTGCGGCGTCGCTGAGCACCCTGCTGGCGTCCTTGACGCGCGACAGCTGCCAGCACATGGCGCAGGCGGCACTGGCAGCAGGCAAGCGCGACGCCAATGAGGCGATCGCACACGTATTGGAAAAACTGGCATGA
- a CDS encoding cell division protein FtsQ/DivIB, with translation MWHDAKSLNTTANGLLAAVLVVCVAAGVWWVSQRPMFDLRSIKVESVDDKGLRHVNYLTLRSGTLGRIKGNFFTTNLESVRGVFESVPWVRRASVRREWPNQLIVALEEHEALGTWGEDGRLLSVKGDVFTANVAEAEDDHELPAFAGPDGSEKEVLATYVQLAKWFSPLKMVPESLSLSSRYAWTVKLDNGMSVALGREQNHTTLKARVDRLVGIYPQLASRLENIDTIDMRYQNGLALSSAGLVIPAEGKDGRPAPAIRKKNGSPIKKPT, from the coding sequence ATGTGGCATGACGCTAAAAGCCTGAATACGACTGCCAACGGCTTGTTGGCCGCGGTTCTGGTCGTATGCGTGGCGGCCGGCGTCTGGTGGGTGTCGCAGCGTCCCATGTTCGACCTGCGCAGCATCAAGGTGGAAAGTGTGGACGACAAGGGTCTGCGTCACGTGAATTACCTGACCCTGCGCAGCGGCACGTTGGGCCGCATCAAGGGCAATTTCTTCACGACCAACCTGGAAAGCGTGCGCGGCGTGTTCGAATCGGTGCCCTGGGTGCGCCGTGCCAGCGTGCGGCGCGAGTGGCCGAACCAGCTGATCGTGGCGCTGGAAGAACACGAAGCGCTGGGCACCTGGGGCGAGGATGGACGTCTGCTGTCGGTCAAGGGCGACGTGTTTACGGCCAATGTGGCCGAAGCCGAAGATGACCATGAATTGCCTGCCTTCGCCGGCCCCGATGGCAGCGAGAAGGAAGTGCTGGCCACCTACGTGCAGCTGGCAAAGTGGTTTTCACCTTTGAAGATGGTGCCTGAATCGCTGTCGCTGTCGAGCCGCTATGCGTGGACGGTGAAACTGGATAACGGCATGAGCGTGGCGCTGGGGCGCGAGCAGAATCATACGACCCTGAAGGCGCGGGTCGACCGGCTGGTGGGCATCTACCCGCAGCTGGCGAGCCGGCTGGAGAATATCGACACAATCGATATGCGCTACCAGAATGGCCTGGCGCTCAGTTCCGCCGGCCTGGTGATACCGGCCGAAGGCAAGGATGGCAGGCCGGCGCCGGCGATCAGGAAGAAGAATGGCAGTCCGATTAAAAAACCGACTTAA
- the murC gene encoding UDP-N-acetylmuramate--L-alanine ligase translates to MKHKVNNIHFVGIGGSGMSGIAEVLVNLGYKVSGSDLGSNAATQRLASLGATVMLGHAAENIGDADAVVTSGAVPQDNPEVVAARARKIPLVPRAVMLGELMRLKRGIAIAGTHGKTTTTSLVASVLAQGGLDPTFVIGGRLTSAGANAKLGSGDYLVAEADESDASFLNLTPMIEVITNIDADHMDTYEHDFEKLKQAFVQFTHRLPFYGRAMLCIDDPHVRAIIPFVTKPVTTYGFAEDAEVRAINARAVGLEMHFTVLQEGYPDLDVVLNQPGMHNVQNACSAIAIAREIGIADSATQQGLAEFSGVGRRFTRYGDVALPSGGTFALVDDFGHHPVETEVTLAAARAAYPGRRLVLAFQPHRYSRTRDLFEDFVKVLGAPDVLLLSEVYAAGEAPIVAADGRALAHALRARGKIEPIFVESMTDMADTIMSVARDGDVVLTMGAGSISGIPNQLTTYQSHTVKA, encoded by the coding sequence GTGAAGCATAAAGTAAACAATATCCACTTTGTCGGCATTGGCGGCAGCGGCATGAGCGGCATCGCCGAAGTGCTGGTCAACCTCGGCTACAAGGTGTCGGGTTCCGACCTGGGCAGCAATGCGGCGACGCAGCGCCTGGCGAGCCTGGGCGCGACTGTCATGCTCGGCCACGCGGCCGAGAATATCGGCGACGCCGATGCGGTGGTGACATCGGGCGCCGTCCCGCAAGACAATCCGGAAGTGGTGGCCGCGCGCGCGCGCAAGATCCCGCTGGTGCCGCGCGCCGTGATGCTCGGTGAATTGATGCGTTTGAAACGCGGCATCGCCATCGCGGGCACGCACGGCAAGACGACGACCACCAGCCTGGTCGCGTCCGTGCTGGCGCAGGGCGGCCTCGACCCGACTTTCGTCATCGGCGGACGCCTGACCAGCGCGGGCGCGAACGCCAAGCTGGGCTCGGGCGATTACCTGGTGGCCGAAGCGGACGAATCGGACGCCTCGTTCCTGAACCTGACGCCGATGATCGAAGTGATCACGAATATCGACGCCGATCACATGGACACTTACGAGCACGACTTCGAAAAGCTCAAGCAGGCCTTCGTGCAGTTCACGCACCGTTTGCCTTTCTATGGCCGCGCCATGTTGTGCATCGACGATCCGCATGTGCGCGCCATCATCCCCTTCGTGACCAAGCCGGTCACCACCTATGGCTTCGCGGAAGACGCCGAAGTGCGCGCCATCAATGCGCGTGCCGTGGGACTGGAAATGCATTTCACCGTGCTGCAGGAAGGCTATCCCGATCTCGACGTGGTGCTGAACCAGCCCGGCATGCACAATGTGCAGAATGCCTGTTCGGCGATCGCCATCGCGCGCGAAATCGGCATCGCCGACAGCGCCACGCAGCAGGGCCTGGCCGAGTTCTCCGGCGTGGGCCGGCGCTTCACGCGCTATGGCGACGTGGCACTGCCGAGCGGCGGCACTTTTGCGCTGGTCGACGATTTCGGCCACCATCCGGTGGAAACGGAAGTCACCCTGGCCGCCGCGCGCGCCGCCTATCCTGGCCGCCGCCTGGTGCTGGCTTTCCAGCCGCACCGCTACAGCCGCACGCGCGACCTGTTCGAAGATTTCGTCAAGGTGCTCGGTGCGCCCGACGTGCTGCTGCTGTCTGAAGTGTATGCGGCCGGCGAAGCGCCTATCGTCGCCGCCGACGGCCGCGCATTGGCGCATGCGCTGCGCGCGCGCGGCAAGATCGAACCGATTTTCGTCGAGTCCATGACGGACATGGCCGACACCATCATGAGCGTGGCGCGCGACGGCGACGTCGTGCTGACCATGGGGGCCGGCTCGATCAGCGGCATCCCGAATCAACTGACAACGTATCAATCTCACACTGTAAAGGCCTGA
- a CDS encoding D-alanine--D-alanine ligase, with protein sequence MNQASAIDVKQLGKVGVLFGGRSAEREVSLMSGAGVLAALKSHGVDAHGFDTGERSLAELAAEKFDRVFIALHGRFGEDGSLQGALEQLGIPYTGSGVMACSVGMDKVYTKMIWLMHQLPTPKYAVLDDSSDLSKVAAQLGLPLIVKPPHEGSSIGITTVNEASAFQAAYDIAAGLDDSVLAEEFIKGREFTVAILGKGAAARALPPIEIVAPQGNYDYQNKYFTDDTQYFCPPQLDPAIIAEMERIALAAYRALGCEGWGRVDVLMRAADSKLFLLEVNTSPGMTGHSLVPMAARAEGTCYEDLCLEIVSGASLKMHKGQR encoded by the coding sequence GTGAACCAAGCTTCAGCTATCGACGTTAAACAATTGGGCAAGGTCGGCGTCCTGTTCGGCGGCCGCTCGGCCGAGCGCGAAGTGTCGCTGATGTCCGGCGCGGGCGTGTTGGCCGCGTTGAAAAGCCACGGCGTGGATGCGCATGGCTTCGACACGGGCGAACGCAGCCTGGCCGAACTGGCCGCAGAAAAATTTGACCGCGTCTTCATTGCGCTGCACGGCCGCTTTGGTGAAGACGGCAGCCTGCAGGGCGCGCTGGAACAACTGGGCATTCCCTACACGGGCAGCGGCGTGATGGCTTGCTCGGTGGGCATGGACAAGGTTTACACCAAGATGATCTGGCTGATGCACCAGCTGCCGACGCCGAAGTACGCGGTGCTGGACGACAGCTCCGACTTGTCGAAGGTCGCCGCGCAACTGGGCTTGCCGCTGATCGTCAAGCCGCCGCATGAAGGCTCGAGCATTGGCATCACGACGGTCAACGAGGCGTCGGCCTTCCAGGCGGCCTATGACATCGCCGCCGGTCTCGATGATTCTGTGCTGGCCGAGGAATTCATCAAGGGCCGCGAGTTTACCGTCGCGATCCTGGGCAAGGGCGCCGCGGCGCGCGCGCTGCCGCCGATTGAAATCGTCGCCCCGCAAGGCAATTACGATTACCAGAACAAGTACTTCACGGACGATACGCAGTATTTCTGCCCGCCGCAGCTGGACCCGGCGATCATCGCCGAGATGGAACGCATCGCCCTGGCAGCGTACCGCGCCCTCGGCTGCGAAGGCTGGGGACGGGTCGATGTGCTGATGCGCGCGGCCGACAGCAAGCTGTTTTTGCTGGAGGTGAATACGTCGCCCGGCATGACGGGCCACTCGCTCGTGCCGATGGCGGCGCGCGCGGAAGGCACCTGCTATGAAGACCTGTGCCTGGAAATCGTTTCCGGCGCAAGCCTGAAAATGCACAAGGGACAGCGCTGA
- the ftsW gene encoding putative lipid II flippase FtsW, producing MAFQLPFSFGFGSAAKPLDSRARQSKMMDYDKPLVWVVLLLMLLGMVMVYSASISLSDARKFAAYTNNYFVVRQALFIGISIIVGALVFRIPVATWQKIAPWLFIGTLVLLVMVLIPGLGVSVNGGRRWLNLPGLRPQPSELMKVVMVLYAADYTVRKQEYMHKLTKGFMPMALAVSFVGLLLLMEPDLGAFGVIVCIAMGILFLGGVNAIWFGGIGAMLTAIFVTIIALSKFRRERFFAYLDPWQEDNALNKAYQLTHSLIAFGRGELFGVGLGGSVEKLHYLPEAHTDFLLAVIGEELGLVGVLIVIGMFYWIIKRAFDIGRQAIAIDQTFAGLTAKGIAIWIGVQTFINMGVNLGLLPTKGLTLPLMSYGGTGVLINCIGLAILLRIDYENRILMRGGRL from the coding sequence ATGGCCTTCCAACTGCCCTTCAGCTTTGGTTTCGGCTCGGCGGCCAAGCCGCTGGATAGCCGTGCGCGGCAATCGAAGATGATGGACTATGACAAGCCGCTGGTGTGGGTCGTCCTGCTGCTCATGTTGCTGGGCATGGTAATGGTGTATTCGGCGTCGATCTCGCTGTCGGACGCGCGCAAGTTCGCCGCTTACACGAACAATTATTTCGTCGTGCGCCAGGCATTGTTCATCGGTATATCGATCATCGTCGGCGCGCTGGTGTTCCGCATTCCCGTGGCCACCTGGCAAAAGATCGCGCCGTGGCTGTTCATCGGCACCCTGGTGCTGCTGGTGATGGTCTTGATACCGGGCCTGGGCGTGTCGGTCAACGGCGGTCGCCGCTGGCTGAACCTGCCGGGCCTGCGGCCGCAGCCGTCCGAGCTAATGAAGGTGGTGATGGTGCTGTACGCGGCCGATTACACGGTGCGCAAGCAGGAATACATGCACAAGCTGACCAAGGGCTTCATGCCGATGGCGCTGGCTGTGAGCTTCGTCGGCCTGCTGCTGCTGATGGAGCCCGATCTGGGTGCTTTCGGCGTGATCGTCTGCATCGCCATGGGTATCCTGTTCCTGGGCGGCGTCAACGCCATCTGGTTCGGCGGCATCGGCGCCATGCTGACGGCGATCTTCGTCACCATCATCGCCTTGTCGAAATTCCGCCGCGAGCGGTTTTTCGCGTATCTCGATCCGTGGCAGGAAGATAATGCCCTGAACAAGGCTTACCAGCTGACGCACTCGCTGATCGCCTTCGGGCGCGGCGAACTGTTTGGCGTGGGCCTGGGCGGCAGCGTGGAAAAGCTGCACTACCTGCCCGAAGCGCATACGGACTTCTTGCTGGCCGTGATCGGCGAGGAGCTTGGCCTGGTGGGCGTGCTGATCGTGATCGGCATGTTCTACTGGATTATCAAGCGCGCGTTCGACATCGGCCGCCAGGCGATCGCCATCGACCAGACCTTCGCGGGACTGACGGCGAAAGGCATCGCCATCTGGATCGGCGTGCAGACCTTCATCAACATGGGCGTGAACCTGGGCCTGCTGCCGACCAAGGGCCTGACTTTGCCCCTGATGAGTTATGGCGGCACGGGCGTACTGATTAACTGTATCGGCCTGGCGATCTTGCTGCGCATCGATTACGAAAACCGGATCCTGATGCGCGGAGGCCGGCTATGA